A section of the Bryobacteraceae bacterium genome encodes:
- a CDS encoding RNA pseudouridine synthase produces MITPDELRQWILEETPDWLAVNKPAGVVCHPSKHGPWSSLVGAARQYLGEPVLHMPSRLDRETSGVVVLVRRRELASRMQRAIQAGRVRKRYLAVLEGVLESARDVDLPVGRAEGSHVFLKQVVRSDGRPARTRFVPLEHRAGRTLARIEPETGRLHQIRVHAAAIGHPVCGDKLYGPDELLFVEFIREGFTERMRELLGAERQMLHAEQLIFDLGSDSLRFYAPMAADMRAFWESLG; encoded by the coding sequence ATGATCACGCCGGACGAGCTGCGCCAGTGGATTCTCGAAGAAACGCCGGATTGGCTCGCCGTGAACAAGCCTGCGGGCGTGGTCTGCCACCCGTCCAAACACGGCCCGTGGTCGAGCCTGGTCGGCGCGGCGCGGCAATACCTGGGCGAGCCGGTGCTCCACATGCCCTCGCGTCTGGACCGGGAGACCAGCGGCGTGGTGGTGCTGGTCCGCCGGCGCGAACTGGCCAGCCGGATGCAGCGCGCCATCCAGGCGGGGCGCGTGCGCAAGCGTTACCTGGCAGTGCTGGAAGGCGTGCTCGAGTCGGCGCGGGACGTGGACCTGCCCGTCGGCCGGGCCGAAGGTTCGCACGTGTTTCTGAAGCAGGTAGTGCGCAGCGACGGTCGGCCCGCCCGCACCCGCTTCGTCCCGCTGGAACACCGTGCGGGGCGGACCCTGGCGCGCATCGAGCCGGAGACCGGAAGGCTGCATCAGATCCGCGTGCACGCGGCCGCCATCGGACATCCGGTGTGCGGAGACAAGCTCTACGGGCCGGACGAGCTGCTCTTCGTCGAGTTCATTCGCGAAGGGTTCACCGAGCGGATGCGGGAGCTGCTCGGCGCGGAGCGGCAGATGCTGCACGCCGAGCAACTCATCTTTGATCTGGGCAGTGACAGCCTGCGCTTTTACGCGCCGATGGCCGCCGACATGCGCGCCTTCTGGGAGTCGCTCGGCTGA
- a CDS encoding enoyl-CoA hydratase — MDRAPETNHPVERGREGRVVWIRLNWPEQKNLLTPATVRALLDALTEAASSRETGAVLLLQKGDVFCGGIDYSSLADPAARDGFSADLSRLFTILSGYALPVVAAVHGACAGGGVGLVAACHLALAATGTKFGITDIHFGLWPFPFYAALTAAVGPRRARELSLTGRAFSAADAQAYGLVHEVVPAFELEDRAFQVAGILAGLSAEAVSAGLQFARSAALADAAAAFESALETTDFAEGLAAHRQRRRPRWPSLERSRE; from the coding sequence ATGGATCGAGCGCCAGAGACGAACCACCCCGTGGAGCGCGGCCGCGAAGGCCGCGTCGTCTGGATACGCCTGAATTGGCCAGAACAGAAAAACCTCCTGACCCCCGCCACGGTCCGCGCCCTGCTGGACGCACTGACGGAGGCCGCTTCCAGCCGCGAGACCGGCGCTGTCCTCCTGCTCCAGAAAGGAGACGTCTTCTGCGGGGGGATCGATTATTCTTCGCTCGCTGATCCCGCCGCGCGCGACGGATTTTCGGCTGATCTTTCCCGTCTTTTCACCATCCTTTCCGGTTATGCCTTGCCGGTTGTGGCGGCAGTGCACGGCGCCTGTGCGGGCGGCGGCGTCGGCCTGGTGGCGGCATGTCATCTCGCTCTGGCGGCAACGGGAACGAAATTTGGCATCACCGACATCCACTTCGGCCTCTGGCCGTTTCCCTTTTATGCCGCGCTCACCGCTGCCGTTGGTCCGCGCCGCGCCCGCGAGCTGTCCCTCACCGGGAGGGCCTTTTCAGCGGCCGACGCCCAGGCCTATGGGCTGGTGCACGAAGTTGTTCCGGCATTCGAACTCGAGGACAGGGCTTTTCAGGTCGCTGGCATACTGGCGGGCCTCAGCGCGGAGGCGGTGTCCGCAGGTCTCCAGTTTGCCAGGAGCGCCGCCCTGGCAGATGCGGCCGCTGCCTTCGAGAGCGCGCTGGAGACGACCGATTTCGCCGAAGGTCTGGCGGCCCATCGCCAGCGGCGGCGGCCCCGCTGGCCGTCTCTTGAACGGTCCCGGGAATAA
- a CDS encoding alpha/beta hydrolase, protein MRPFDPLFRNPHLATLAGNFWRRQLKERRFPTRAVVYQTEPGVGILVEENRPAGEARGEVLLLHGLEGSSRSGYLISLAQCLLEAGFAVHRMNLRGCGLSEPHSSTLYHSGLTHDARTILDAWRRQGRGPRFLAGFSLGGNVALKLAGEMGDDFAALVESVCAVSTPIDLHACVRAIGKRSNWIYHQKFVRSLRRRYARRHRMDPQRFPAVDLRRIRTIFEFDDRITAPFFGFGTAPNYYATQSAIHFLGRIRVPALLVQAKDDPMIPFELYSAAEIRSNPHLRLLAVDHGGHLGFLARGEARFWLDTVLRDWFEAVRNKVPPVIVST, encoded by the coding sequence TTGCGCCCGTTCGATCCGCTGTTCCGCAACCCCCATCTGGCGACGCTTGCCGGCAACTTCTGGCGCCGGCAGCTCAAGGAGCGGCGTTTCCCCACGCGCGCCGTCGTCTACCAGACCGAACCGGGTGTCGGAATTCTGGTCGAAGAAAACCGACCGGCGGGGGAGGCGCGGGGCGAAGTGCTGCTGTTGCACGGACTGGAAGGATCCAGCCGCAGCGGGTATCTCATCTCGCTGGCGCAATGCCTGCTAGAGGCCGGCTTCGCCGTCCACCGCATGAACCTGCGCGGCTGCGGGCTCAGCGAGCCGCACTCGTCCACCCTGTACCATTCGGGACTCACGCACGACGCGCGGACGATTCTCGACGCCTGGCGCCGGCAGGGCCGCGGGCCGCGCTTCCTGGCCGGCTTCTCGCTGGGCGGCAACGTCGCGCTGAAGCTGGCCGGCGAGATGGGAGACGACTTCGCGGCGCTGGTGGAAAGCGTGTGCGCCGTCTCCACGCCCATTGACCTGCACGCCTGTGTGCGCGCCATCGGAAAGCGCTCCAACTGGATCTACCACCAGAAATTCGTCCGCAGCCTCCGCCGCCGCTACGCGCGCCGCCACCGCATGGATCCGCAGCGGTTCCCGGCCGTGGACTTGAGGCGCATCCGCACGATCTTCGAATTCGACGACCGCATCACTGCCCCGTTTTTCGGCTTCGGTACGGCGCCCAACTATTACGCCACGCAGTCTGCCATCCACTTCCTTGGCCGTATCCGCGTGCCCGCGCTGCTCGTGCAGGCCAAGGACGACCCGATGATCCCCTTTGAGCTTTACTCGGCCGCGGAGATCCGCTCCAATCCGCACCTTCGCCTGTTGGCGGTGGATCACGGCGGCCATCTCGGCTTCCTCGCCCGCGGCGAGGCGCGTTTCTGGCTGGACACGGTGCTGCGCGACTGGTTTGAGGCAGTTCGGAACAAAGTGCCGCCGGTGATCGTATCCACTTGA
- a CDS encoding aminopeptidase, which translates to MILPAEDGRPRARQAGIRPGRLPPGPWNAITDVAGVRVGHTTLIRGTNVRTGVTAVLPHVGNLFREKVPGALAVFNGFGKLMGATQIEELGEIETPILLTSTLNVPRVADALLDYMLALPGNENVRSINPVVAETNDGLLNDIRGRHVGREEVFAAIRNAREGPVEEGCVGAGTGTVAFGWKGGIGTSSRRTGPWTVGVLVQTNYGGDLMILGVPVGRLLRAGAEPPKDGSVIVVIATDAPADARNLKRLAARAALGLGRTGAAGSNGSGDYAIAFSTARKPAELLSNEAMSPLFEAVIEATEEAVYNSLFRATTTEGNGRRVEALPVDRVLELLRARGAIR; encoded by the coding sequence ATGATCCTCCCTGCGGAAGACGGCCGTCCCCGCGCCCGGCAGGCGGGGATCCGGCCCGGCCGGCTTCCCCCCGGGCCGTGGAACGCCATCACCGACGTGGCGGGCGTCCGCGTCGGACATACCACCCTGATTCGCGGGACGAACGTCCGCACCGGCGTCACGGCCGTCTTGCCGCACGTCGGCAACCTGTTCCGCGAGAAGGTGCCAGGCGCCTTGGCCGTCTTCAACGGCTTTGGGAAGCTGATGGGAGCCACTCAGATAGAAGAGCTCGGCGAGATCGAAACGCCCATCCTGCTCACCTCGACGCTCAACGTCCCCCGGGTGGCGGACGCTCTGCTCGACTACATGCTGGCACTGCCGGGCAACGAGAACGTCCGCAGCATCAACCCCGTTGTCGCCGAAACCAACGATGGCCTGCTGAACGATATTCGCGGCCGCCATGTGGGCCGCGAAGAGGTCTTTGCCGCGATCCGGAACGCGCGCGAGGGGCCGGTGGAGGAAGGCTGCGTCGGAGCCGGCACGGGCACGGTCGCCTTCGGCTGGAAGGGCGGCATCGGCACCTCCAGCCGGCGCACCGGGCCCTGGACGGTGGGCGTGCTCGTGCAGACCAACTACGGCGGCGACCTCATGATCCTCGGCGTGCCCGTGGGCCGCCTGCTTCGGGCCGGTGCGGAACCCCCCAAAGACGGCAGCGTGATCGTGGTGATTGCCACCGACGCCCCTGCCGATGCCCGAAACCTCAAGCGGCTGGCTGCGCGCGCCGCGCTCGGGCTGGGCCGGACTGGTGCCGCCGGCTCCAATGGCAGCGGCGACTACGCCATCGCCTTCTCTACCGCCCGTAAGCCCGCTGAACTGCTTTCCAACGAGGCGATGTCTCCACTGTTTGAAGCCGTGATCGAAGCCACCGAAGAGGCTGTCTACAATTCCCTGTTTCGGGCCACCACCACGGAAGGCAATGGGCGGCGGGTGGAGGCCTTGCCGGTCGACCGGGTGCTTGAGCTGTTGCGGGCGCGGGGCGCCATCCGGTGA
- a CDS encoding cold-shock protein — MKEKGVVKWFNAAKGYGFIQRSTGEDVFVHFSAIQMQGYRTLEEGMEVEFEVKTGPKGLQAENVVRIQ, encoded by the coding sequence GTGAAGGAAAAAGGTGTCGTGAAGTGGTTCAACGCCGCCAAGGGCTACGGGTTCATTCAGAGGAGCACGGGCGAAGATGTCTTCGTGCACTTCTCAGCCATCCAGATGCAGGGCTACCGCACGCTGGAAGAGGGCATGGAAGTTGAGTTTGAGGTGAAGACGGGGCCGAAAGGACTCCAGGCGGAGAACGTCGTCCGCATTCAGTAG
- a CDS encoding 3-oxoacyl-ACP reductase: MEPTRIEFTTPAEAFSLAGELALITGGATGIGRAIAHAFVLSGARVILVGRRPEILEKAAGELGPQAGWAVHDVADTAHVPALVEDVKARYGDVTILVNNAGHHLKKTIEETEEAEFRHMLDTHVTGAYALTRAFIPPMIERRHGHVLFTASMTSFFGLSRVFAYSTAKSAYLGMVRSLAVDLSPKGIRVNAIAPGFIETEISRKALDSDPARKQRVLSRTPLGRLGSTEDVAWAAVYLSSPAARFVNGVVLPVDGGVLIGF, translated from the coding sequence ATGGAACCAACACGAATCGAGTTCACGACGCCGGCCGAAGCGTTTTCCCTTGCCGGCGAGCTGGCGCTGATCACCGGCGGCGCCACTGGCATCGGCCGCGCCATTGCCCACGCCTTTGTCCTGTCGGGCGCGCGGGTCATCCTGGTCGGCCGGCGCCCGGAGATTCTGGAGAAAGCGGCCGGCGAGCTGGGCCCGCAGGCCGGCTGGGCCGTGCATGATGTGGCCGACACCGCGCATGTGCCCGCGCTGGTGGAAGATGTGAAGGCGCGCTACGGGGACGTCACCATTCTGGTCAACAACGCCGGCCATCATCTCAAGAAAACGATCGAGGAGACGGAAGAGGCCGAGTTCCGCCACATGCTCGACACACATGTGACCGGCGCCTATGCGCTCACACGCGCTTTCATCCCGCCGATGATCGAGCGCCGTCACGGCCACGTGCTGTTCACCGCCTCGATGACCTCGTTTTTCGGCCTGTCGCGCGTGTTCGCCTATTCCACCGCGAAATCCGCCTATCTGGGCATGGTGCGGTCGCTGGCGGTGGATCTTTCCCCGAAAGGAATCCGCGTCAACGCCATCGCGCCGGGCTTCATCGAGACGGAAATCTCGCGCAAGGCGCTCGACTCGGATCCCGCGCGCAAACAGCGTGTGCTGAGCCGCACGCCGCTCGGCCGGCTCGGGTCGACCGAGGACGTGGCCTGGGCCGCGGTCTACCTGTCTTCTCCGGCAGCGCGCTTCGTCAATGGAGTGGTGCTGCCGGTGGATGGAGGCGTGCTGATCGGCTTCTGA
- a CDS encoding type 11 methyltransferase — translation MNPAEFQNLIAAEERMWWFRGMREIFRRIAGRELAGGIFDVLDAGCGTGANAAWMAHEFGWRVSCLDYAPEGLAVARRRAVLRDFIRGDIRSLPFRGSSFDLITCFDVIAHLAPGQERQAFAEFARCLRPGGWLFVRASAFEWLRSRHSEFVRERQRVTLARLRRELQEAGFEVRRATYANSLLLPVAILKFRLWEPLVRAPAASGVRFGPPWLERLMLAPLQAEAWWIGLGRSFPLGQSALVLARRRSNGVSGARRGRAARLQG, via the coding sequence ATGAATCCGGCAGAGTTTCAGAACCTGATTGCCGCGGAAGAGCGGATGTGGTGGTTTCGCGGGATGCGCGAGATCTTCCGCCGCATTGCGGGGCGTGAGCTCGCTGGCGGAATTTTTGACGTTCTCGATGCAGGTTGCGGCACGGGCGCGAACGCCGCGTGGATGGCGCACGAGTTCGGCTGGCGCGTGTCGTGCCTTGACTATGCGCCCGAAGGTCTCGCCGTGGCGCGGCGGCGCGCCGTGCTGCGGGACTTCATCCGGGGCGACATCCGCTCCCTTCCCTTCCGCGGCTCGAGCTTCGACCTGATTACCTGTTTCGACGTCATCGCGCATCTTGCACCCGGCCAAGAGCGGCAGGCGTTTGCCGAGTTCGCCCGCTGCCTGCGGCCCGGCGGGTGGCTGTTTGTGAGGGCGTCGGCGTTTGAATGGCTGCGAAGCCGACACTCGGAATTCGTCCGGGAACGGCAGCGCGTCACGCTCGCCAGGCTTCGGCGGGAATTGCAGGAGGCGGGGTTCGAAGTGCGCCGGGCGACTTATGCAAACAGTCTCCTGCTGCCGGTGGCGATCCTGAAGTTCCGCCTGTGGGAGCCGCTTGTGCGGGCGCCGGCCGCAAGCGGCGTGCGCTTCGGGCCGCCGTGGCTGGAGCGGCTGATGCTGGCCCCGCTTCAGGCGGAGGCGTGGTGGATCGGCCTCGGCAGGAGTTTTCCGCTGGGGCAGTCCGCCCTGGTGCTGGCGCGGCGCCGCTCCAATGGCGTCAGCGGTGCGCGCCGCGGCCGGGCAGCACGCCTGCAAGGGTGA
- a CDS encoding glycosyl transferase — MRVGEGISAFFPAYNDAPSLPGLLRRAFDALERATDDFEVIVVNDGSRDETAAVLARLREELGPRLRIITHERNRGYGGALRSGFAAATKELVFYTDGDGQYDPAEIHLLLEQWSPDVGLVNGYKRCRQDPWHRILIGHVYNRVARFLFRIRIRDIDCDFRLIRRALVENLELECTSGTICLELVRKIEMTGCRVAEVPVSHYPRLHGRSQFFRWRSLLSTARQFARLYWKLVVAPNASAAARTVLTLAGVLPGRGAHR, encoded by the coding sequence ATGAGAGTGGGTGAGGGCATCAGCGCCTTTTTCCCTGCCTACAACGACGCTCCCTCCCTGCCCGGGCTGCTGCGCCGGGCGTTCGATGCGCTGGAGCGCGCTACGGACGACTTCGAGGTGATCGTCGTCAACGACGGCAGCCGGGACGAGACCGCCGCCGTGCTCGCGCGCCTGCGCGAGGAGCTCGGGCCGCGGCTCCGCATCATCACGCACGAGCGCAACCGCGGCTACGGCGGGGCGCTCCGCAGCGGCTTCGCCGCCGCGACGAAGGAACTCGTTTTTTACACCGACGGCGACGGGCAATACGATCCGGCCGAGATCCATCTTTTGTTGGAACAATGGTCTCCCGATGTCGGCCTCGTCAACGGCTACAAGCGCTGCCGTCAGGATCCCTGGCACCGAATCCTCATCGGCCACGTGTACAACCGCGTTGCGCGGTTCCTGTTCCGCATCCGCATCCGCGACATTGATTGCGATTTCCGGCTCATCCGCCGCGCGCTCGTCGAAAACCTGGAGCTCGAATGCACGTCGGGCACCATCTGTCTCGAGCTGGTCCGCAAGATCGAGATGACCGGCTGCCGCGTCGCCGAAGTGCCAGTGAGTCATTATCCGCGCCTCCACGGACGGAGCCAGTTTTTCCGGTGGCGTTCGCTACTGAGCACCGCTCGGCAGTTCGCGCGGCTCTATTGGAAACTCGTCGTGGCGCCCAACGCATCGGCGGCCGCGCGGACCGTGCTCACCCTTGCAGGCGTGCTGCCCGGCCGCGGCGCGCACCGCTGA
- a CDS encoding TonB-dependent receptor — translation MLVSSILATGQSPPLPAPEPVCTTITVTAAVAAEAAAHTTLLDARRLESLPGVNLDDRLRMVPGFTLFRRTSSLTANPTTQGVSLRGLGSTGASRTLVVWDGVPVNSPFGGWVWWTRLDPALIERIEVTRGAPTSVFGDRSMGGTIALFSREPARAAWIGYEGGNFGSHQISTGVETALRKGWSAGASLRGFRTDGFFIVPAEARGAVDSPANVRFLAPALRVAYNRGSRRLFLRTDALAEERHNGTLLTRNSTSMGAVALNYWQQAGSSAWNGLLWHAREEYRSTFSSVGAGRLTERLTSRQSVPADSTGGALLWQRSASRFGVLAGADAVHAWGESRETLYPGGFRSGGGSQTQYGLFTQFSLNTGPLRWTAGLRRQDPGAAPAFWMPSAGLTAGARRWRARLVAYRALRAPTLNELYREFRVGNAVTMANPALRPESLRGVETGWDITSGRWRLSVTAFHNRLGDLITNVTRSVTPQLITRQRDNAGAATVRGAEASAGWRQGPVFAEAAWLMADARFSTGERIPQTPHQQGTFLAGWQRRGTSVTAGLRASGAQFEDDRNLFLLPGFAVWQGTVRRRLGDSAEIHAALENAFNRRVIAGYSPTPLLASPRLWRVGLSWRIF, via the coding sequence ATGCTCGTTTCGTCGATCCTGGCCACTGGGCAGTCACCCCCGCTGCCCGCGCCTGAACCTGTTTGCACCACCATCACCGTGACGGCCGCCGTGGCCGCGGAAGCTGCCGCACACACGACGCTGCTCGATGCGCGGCGGCTCGAATCACTGCCGGGCGTCAATCTCGATGACCGGCTCCGCATGGTTCCCGGTTTCACCCTGTTCCGCCGCACCTCCTCGCTCACGGCCAACCCCACCACGCAGGGCGTGAGCCTGCGGGGGCTCGGTTCCACCGGCGCGAGCCGCACGCTGGTCGTGTGGGACGGCGTTCCCGTCAACAGCCCGTTCGGCGGCTGGGTCTGGTGGACGCGGCTGGATCCCGCGCTCATCGAACGGATCGAGGTGACGCGCGGCGCGCCGACCAGCGTCTTCGGCGACCGTTCCATGGGCGGCACGATCGCACTGTTCAGCCGCGAACCGGCGCGCGCCGCATGGATCGGCTATGAAGGCGGCAACTTCGGCTCGCATCAGATCTCCACCGGCGTGGAGACGGCCCTGCGAAAGGGATGGAGCGCCGGCGCCAGCCTGCGCGGCTTCCGCACGGACGGGTTCTTCATCGTGCCCGCCGAGGCGCGCGGCGCGGTGGACTCCCCGGCCAATGTCCGGTTTCTCGCGCCGGCGTTGCGTGTTGCGTACAACCGGGGATCACGCCGCCTTTTCCTCCGCACGGACGCGCTGGCCGAAGAGCGTCACAATGGGACGCTGCTCACGCGGAATTCCACCTCCATGGGGGCTGTTGCCCTGAACTACTGGCAGCAGGCGGGCTCGTCGGCTTGGAACGGGCTCCTCTGGCATGCGCGGGAGGAGTACCGCTCCACGTTCAGCTCGGTCGGCGCCGGGCGGCTTACGGAACGGCTCACGTCGCGGCAGAGCGTGCCCGCGGACTCGACCGGCGGAGCGCTGCTCTGGCAACGGAGCGCTTCCCGTTTCGGCGTGCTGGCGGGCGCAGACGCGGTGCACGCCTGGGGCGAATCGCGCGAGACGCTGTACCCCGGCGGATTCCGCTCCGGGGGCGGCTCGCAGACGCAGTACGGCCTGTTCACACAGTTCTCCCTCAATACCGGCCCCTTGCGGTGGACGGCCGGACTCCGCCGCCAGGATCCCGGCGCCGCACCTGCCTTCTGGATGCCCAGCGCGGGGCTCACGGCGGGCGCGCGACGGTGGCGCGCACGCCTCGTTGCCTACCGGGCGCTGCGCGCGCCGACGCTGAACGAGCTGTATCGGGAGTTCCGCGTCGGCAACGCGGTGACAATGGCCAATCCGGCACTCAGACCCGAGTCGCTGCGCGGCGTCGAGACCGGTTGGGACATCACAAGCGGGCGGTGGCGGCTCAGCGTCACCGCGTTTCACAACCGGCTCGGCGATCTCATCACGAACGTTACCCGCAGCGTGACGCCGCAGCTCATCACCCGGCAGCGGGACAATGCTGGCGCGGCCACGGTTCGTGGAGCCGAAGCCTCGGCCGGCTGGCGCCAGGGGCCGGTCTTTGCGGAAGCGGCCTGGCTGATGGCGGACGCCCGTTTTTCCACCGGGGAACGGATCCCGCAGACACCGCACCAACAGGGAACATTTCTGGCCGGCTGGCAGCGGCGCGGCACGTCGGTTACCGCCGGGCTGCGGGCCTCGGGCGCACAGTTTGAAGACGACCGCAACCTGTTCCTGCTGCCGGGTTTCGCCGTCTGGCAGGGCACAGTCAGGCGCCGGCTCGGCGACAGCGCGGAAATTCATGCGGCGCTCGAAAATGCCTTCAACCGCCGCGTCATCGCCGGCTACAGCCCCACGCCGCTGTTGGCCAGCCCCAGGCTCTGGCGCGTGGGGCTGAGCTGGCGCATCTTCTGA
- a CDS encoding ABC transporter permease: MTRFVQIQEAFGIALANLRAAKLRSALTLLGIILSTTTLIAVMAVIHGMDVYVAEKIADLGANGFTVVRFAFIGDWDPKKFLELLRKNPELRPDEYEFIRQRATLLKEIGMSASTRGDVTYGNQRLEDVRVIGATANFNVINSVQVESGRYLSEGDVQGRRMVAFIGADLRDQFFEGLDPVGKTIRINGKPYEVIGVAKRLGSVFGQSQDGFVHIPLYTFFKEFSSRRWLSFNCMAVSRERFQDAMDEVRALLRAYRRLPPQREDNFMMFTSDSIMGAWDRLTGAIAATAMAVVSVFMVVGGVVIMNIMLAVVTERTQEIGIRKSLGARRSDILWQFLIESAVLAGAGGLIGVLLAWAVAIAVRHLTPIPMVLPMYSVVLGVGLSAAVGLFFGIYPARQAARLDPIEALRAEK; encoded by the coding sequence ATGACCCGCTTTGTCCAGATCCAGGAGGCTTTCGGCATCGCCCTTGCCAACCTCCGCGCCGCCAAGCTCCGCAGCGCGCTCACCCTGCTGGGCATCATCCTCTCCACCACCACGCTGATCGCGGTGATGGCCGTGATTCACGGCATGGACGTCTACGTGGCGGAGAAGATTGCCGACCTCGGCGCCAACGGTTTCACCGTGGTGCGGTTCGCCTTCATCGGCGACTGGGATCCGAAAAAGTTCCTCGAACTGCTGCGCAAGAACCCCGAGCTTCGCCCCGACGAGTATGAGTTCATCCGCCAGCGCGCCACCCTGCTGAAGGAAATCGGCATGTCGGCTTCGACGCGCGGCGACGTCACCTACGGCAACCAGCGGCTGGAAGACGTGCGCGTCATCGGCGCGACGGCGAATTTCAACGTGATCAACAGCGTCCAGGTGGAAAGCGGTCGATACCTGAGCGAAGGCGACGTGCAGGGCCGCCGCATGGTCGCCTTCATCGGCGCCGACCTGCGCGACCAGTTCTTCGAAGGTCTGGACCCGGTGGGCAAGACGATCCGCATCAATGGCAAGCCCTACGAGGTGATTGGCGTGGCCAAACGGCTGGGAAGCGTCTTCGGTCAGTCCCAGGACGGCTTCGTCCACATCCCGCTCTATACGTTTTTCAAAGAGTTCAGCTCGCGCCGCTGGCTGAGTTTCAACTGCATGGCCGTCAGCCGCGAGCGCTTCCAGGACGCCATGGACGAAGTGCGCGCGCTGCTGCGCGCCTATCGCCGCCTCCCGCCGCAGCGCGAGGACAACTTCATGATGTTTACTTCGGACTCGATCATGGGCGCCTGGGACCGGCTCACCGGCGCCATTGCCGCCACGGCCATGGCCGTGGTCAGCGTGTTCATGGTAGTCGGCGGCGTGGTGATCATGAACATCATGCTGGCGGTGGTCACCGAGCGCACGCAGGAGATCGGCATCCGCAAGTCGCTGGGCGCCCGCCGCAGCGACATTCTTTGGCAGTTCCTCATCGAATCCGCGGTGCTGGCCGGCGCGGGCGGCCTCATCGGCGTGCTGCTGGCCTGGGCGGTGGCCATCGCCGTGCGCCATCTGACGCCGATCCCCATGGTCCTGCCGATGTACTCGGTCGTGCTCGGCGTGGGCCTTTCGGCCGCCGTCGGCCTGTTTTTCGGCATTTATCCGGCGCGGCAGGCGGCACGGCTGGATCCCATTGAGGCGCTGAGGGCGGAGAAATGA
- the ybjZ gene encoding ABC transporter ATP-binding protein: MKTRWHNLALILAGVRLALATIREHKLRSFLTVLGVIIGTGTIIGVGSILTGFDSAVTGVIRSLGTDTIVVFKFKIGVQFGRRSREELLRKPLTYENAMAIQDRCRSVAAVSPYLFPNWNVIHRARYKNNEVLQIDLGGTDEKYAMGGQAEMMAGRFFTEFENLRRVPVAVIGEDIYKSLYNGLDAIGKPIQVDGHTYEVIGVMKRPANSFPGQQDNRVLLPYHTMRKLEPGATEHMLIVVAHPGMLAQAMEEVRGVLRQERRLKPGDPDNFALSTAEQMVEEFRQVTSVTALVMVVLSSIGLLVGGIGVMNIMLVSVTERTREIGIRKAIGARRLDIIVQFLTEAVVLTFAGGLFGMLLGWGVSRAAALAFPNLPTSVPLWAAVMGVAVSVGVGLFFGLWPATKAARLDPVEALRYE; this comes from the coding sequence ATGAAGACGCGCTGGCACAACCTGGCCCTGATTCTCGCCGGCGTCCGGCTGGCGCTGGCCACCATCCGCGAGCACAAGCTGCGCAGCTTCCTCACCGTACTGGGCGTCATCATCGGCACCGGCACCATCATTGGCGTGGGCAGCATTCTCACCGGGTTTGACAGCGCGGTCACCGGCGTCATCCGCAGCCTCGGCACGGACACGATCGTCGTGTTCAAGTTCAAGATCGGCGTCCAGTTCGGCCGGCGCTCGCGCGAAGAACTGCTGCGCAAGCCGCTCACCTATGAAAACGCGATGGCCATCCAGGACCGCTGCCGGTCGGTGGCGGCCGTGAGCCCCTATCTGTTCCCCAACTGGAACGTCATCCACCGCGCCCGCTATAAGAACAACGAGGTACTTCAGATCGATCTGGGCGGCACGGACGAAAAGTACGCGATGGGCGGGCAGGCCGAAATGATGGCCGGCCGCTTCTTCACCGAGTTTGAAAACCTCCGCCGCGTGCCTGTGGCCGTCATCGGGGAGGACATCTACAAGAGCCTGTACAACGGGCTCGACGCCATCGGCAAACCGATCCAGGTAGACGGGCACACGTATGAAGTCATCGGCGTGATGAAGCGGCCGGCGAACTCCTTCCCCGGCCAGCAGGACAACCGCGTGCTGCTGCCGTACCACACGATGCGCAAGCTGGAGCCGGGCGCCACTGAGCACATGCTTATCGTCGTCGCCCATCCCGGCATGCTTGCCCAGGCGATGGAAGAAGTCCGCGGCGTGCTTCGGCAGGAGCGGCGGCTGAAACCCGGAGATCCGGACAACTTTGCCCTGAGCACGGCCGAGCAGATGGTGGAAGAGTTCCGCCAGGTGACCAGCGTCACCGCGCTCGTCATGGTTGTGCTGTCGTCGATTGGGCTGCTTGTCGGCGGCATCGGCGTGATGAACATCATGCTGGTTTCGGTGACCGAGCGCACGCGCGAAATTGGCATCCGCAAGGCGATCGGCGCGCGCCGGCTGGACATCATCGTGCAATTCCTCACCGAGGCCGTCGTGCTCACCTTCGCCGGCGGGCTGTTTGGCATGCTCCTGGGCTGGGGCGTCTCCAGGGCCGCCGCCCTCGCCTTCCCGAACCTGCCCACCAGCGTGCCGCTGTGGGCCGCGGTGATGGGCGTTGCAGTCAGCGTCGGCGTGGGGCTCTTCTTTGGCCTGTGGCCGGCGACGAAAGCGGCGCGGCTCGATCCGGTGGAGGCGCTGCGTTACGAATAG